The sequence GAACGTCTCGGGAGCGTCCCGGAACAGATGGGCGCGCACGTTGCGCTGCACGCTTCCGTCCGGGTTGACGAGAGCATGGTCGACGAGAAGCACATCCGGACTGGTCCGCCGCAGCCGCTCGGCGACCGCGGCCAGCGCCCCGGCCGTCAGCCGGTCGTCGCTGTCGACGAACCAGACGTACTCGCCCTTGGCCCGGGCCAGGCCCTCGTCGCGCGCCCGGCCGAGCCCGACGTTCTCCGGCAGGTGCACGACGCGCAGCCGGGAATCCCCGGCCGCGTACTCGTCGAGCAGGGCACCGCTGTCGTCGGGGGAACAGTCGTCCACCGCCACCACCTCGACGCCCCTGAAGGATTGCGACGCTCCGAGCAGGGAGTCCAGGCATTCCGGCAGGAATTCCTGCACCTGGTAGACCGGCAGGACGACGCTGATGAGCACCTCCTCCTCGGACGGCTGGGCGGCTGGGCTGTCGCTTGTTGCCATATGTCCTCCAGGCGAGTGTCGGTGGCTGCCGTGCGCGACCGGACCTGTGACTGACCAATGCCCGGACGATTCTCCCCGCAGGTCCCGCGAAGGCCGTGGGATGCGCGTACCGGGCGGAACGTCATACCGGTCGCGCCGGCCCGACGCGATCCATCGGCTCGGGTCGCCGGACGCACGTGTGCCCCGGGAAACACGGCGGTCCCGGACCCAGACTAGTCCTACAACATGTAGGACTACCAGCGGAAAGCCGGCGTCCGACGGGGGCGGCAGCCGGCTCAGGGATACCCGGAAGAGTGACCACCGCAGCAGCCGGCGACCGCGAGCCGGGTGAAGCCCCGGATGCCGACTGCCCCGGCGCAGGGAATGTGCCGGGGCAGTCCGTCGTCCCGGTCGGTCAGCCGAGTGAGGTGAGGAGCGTGTCGAGTGCCTTGACCTCGGTGGCCTTGTCGGGGTTCGGGGCGCGCAGTGACGTCAGGACCTGGTCGATCTCGCCGTCGAGGAAGTGCCACGCCTTCTCGCTCTTGGGCTCGAGAGTGGGCTGGTCGTCGTCCCAAGCGGACTCCAGGTCGGTCACCCGGGTGGTCGCGGCCCGCTGGTCGCCCGAGTTGAGCTTCGCCAGAGTGTCGGCCGTGATCGTGCGGAACTTCGCGATCTCAGTCGCCGGGAACGGTGACGTCGCCTGCTTCGGGGTGAGATGGGTGGTGACAGGCGCGGGCGCGTCATCGCCGGCCGCCGCCGCGTGGGGCTGGTTGTGTGCCCAGACGAGAAGCGCCGCGGTCGCGACCGCCACGACGGCGTAGTAGCCGAGCATGACCCGCTCACGTGCCGGGTTCGGCGCCTGGGGGGTGTCGGCCGGGTCCTGGGTTTCGATGACGTCGCTCCGGCTGAGCGTGAGGTACACGACCGTGGCAAGGATGGCGGCCAGGAAGATCACGCTGGTCACCGCGGTGCCGAGGCCCAGGCCGCCGTCGCCGCCGGGCGAGCCGAGCCAGTCGCCGAGGTTGGCGCCGAGCGGGCGCGTGAGGATGTAGGCCAGCCAGAAGGAGAGCACCGCGTTGGCACCGAGGCGCCATCCGAGGACGATCGCGACGATCAACCCGAGCGGCAGGAACACGGAGACGCCCGGGCTCCAGCCGGTCAGGTCCAGGGTCCAGTCGCCGGTGGCGGTGCCGAGGGCGAACGTGACGAGGACCGCGAGCCAGTAGAAGAGTTCGCGGGGACGGGTGGTGATGCTGTGGACCGACAGGGTCCGCTCGCGTGCGTACCAGATGCCGAAGACGACGGCGAGGACACCGGCGAACACACTGCTGCTCAGGGCGAGGGGAACGCCCTGGCTGTCGGTGAGGATGTCGGTGTAGAGGGTGCCGGTCACACTCACCACCACGACGGTGAGCCAGTACACGAACGGGATGTAGCGTTTGGTGCCGAGTTGCCAGGCCATGACGCCGGCCAGCACGACGGTGAAGATCAACGCGGTGTTGATCAGGCCGACACCGAGGTTCATGTTGATCCAGTCGGCGAAGCTCTCGCCGACCGTGGTGCACAGGATCTTGATGATCCAGAACCAGATCGTGACCTCGGGCACCTTGTTCAGCATCTGCCGGCCAGGCGTCCGAAGACTCTCGGAGGAGCGGCGGTGAGAGGCCGCCCCGGCCCGCTGCCGGTCTCCTTGCTGGGTGCCTGCCCCTGGAACCACAGGACTCTCAGACGTTTCGTAGGTCATGCCGCCCGACTGTGCCATCGGGTACCTGAACGCATCCTGACTGCCGTCCCCGCCCGTCCCGCCCGTGCCGCACGGGCAGTATGGCGGCCGTCGGCCCTCGTGCGCGGGCGGCCGGGCGCACAATGAGTCCATGGCGGGTCGCTGGCAGTTCTGGATCGATCGCGGCGGCACCTTCACCGATGTCGTGGCGGTGACGCCGGGGGCCGGGGTGGTCAGCCGCAAGCTGCTGTCCGAGCGCCCGGAGTCGTACCGCGACGCGGCGGTCGCCGGGATCCGGCAGGTGCTGGAGCTGGAGCCCGACGAGCCGGTCCCGGCCGACCGGATCGAGGTGGTGAAGATGGGCACCACCGTCGCCACCAACGCGCTGCTGACCCACACGGGCGAGCCGACCGTCCTCGTC comes from Streptomyces sp. FXJ1.172 and encodes:
- a CDS encoding COG4705 family protein: MPEVTIWFWIIKILCTTVGESFADWINMNLGVGLINTALIFTVVLAGVMAWQLGTKRYIPFVYWLTVVVVSVTGTLYTDILTDSQGVPLALSSSVFAGVLAVVFGIWYARERTLSVHSITTRPRELFYWLAVLVTFALGTATGDWTLDLTGWSPGVSVFLPLGLIVAIVLGWRLGANAVLSFWLAYILTRPLGANLGDWLGSPGGDGGLGLGTAVTSVIFLAAILATVVYLTLSRSDVIETQDPADTPQAPNPARERVMLGYYAVVAVATAALLVWAHNQPHAAAAGDDAPAPVTTHLTPKQATSPFPATEIAKFRTITADTLAKLNSGDQRAATTRVTDLESAWDDDQPTLEPKSEKAWHFLDGEIDQVLTSLRAPNPDKATEVKALDTLLTSLG